Genomic window (Gelria sp. Kuro-4):
CTGCTCCCGGATGAAGCGGAATGGTGATTGCCTTGGCAGGATTATTGGGATCCATGTAGTTGGCTTTTGCGTTGGCCTGCGCCAAGGCATCCTTGTTCTCCCACAACGCCTTGGTCAGGTTGTAAACCACGTCGTCAGGCAGGTCCTGGTTGGCCACCAGCACGGCCTGGACAGCTACGGTATTGACATCGGCGGTCTGCCCCTGGTAGGTGTTGGCCTTGAGGGTAAACTGGCTGAAGAAAGGATACTTGGCCTGCAAGGCGGCCACGTCTTCAGCGCTGAAGGGAAGCACCCGGATCTTCTTTACAGCTGAAACGTCCTGAATGCCGGCGTTGGGAGCACCGGTGGTGAGCATAATCACGTCGATGTGATTGTCCTTGAACTGGTCGGCGGACTCGGCGTAAGAAAGGTAGAAGGGTTCGATGTCTTTGTAGGTAAGGCCGAAAGTCTCAAGGATCTGCCGCGCATTGGCCTCGTTGCCGGAGCCGGGCGCACCCACCGAAACCTTGTGGCCCTTAAGGTCCTTGATGCTTTGAATAGGGCTGTCCGCGGGAACGATGATCTGGATTACCTCCGGGTACAGGGTGGCGACGCCGCGCGCACTGTTGAGCGGCTTGTCTTTAAACGCCTCAATACCTTTTGCCGCGTACTCGGCAATGTCGTTCTGAGTGAGGGCCAGTTCGACTTCTTTCTTGTCCAAAAGCTTCAGGTTCTCCACCGAAGCGCCCGTAGCCTGGGCAGTGACATTATACCCGGCAAGCTTGCTGTTCCAGATCTGCGCCATGGCACCGCCCAGCGGGTAGTAGGTACCCGCCGTTCCACCCGTGGCCAGGATCATCTTGGTTCCTTGAGCCGCAGGGGCCGGCGCCTTCTCGCCCTCTTGCTCGGCCGGTGCCTGGCCCCCCTGCCCGCCGGCACAACCGCTCAGGGCGACCACAAGGCAAAGCAACAGGATGCTGAGGACCGTACTTCTCTTCATGTGCTCCCCTCCCGACCTTTTTCGTACCGCTGAGAGGTCCTGTCCCTGTAAGTTGTCACCCCCTTCACAATGTCAGTGCAATGTCGCCTTATCTGGTGCATCATGATTCTTCGTTCCTTTCCGAAATCCCTGCCGCAACCCGAGCGGGAAGCATAAGCAAAATTTATTGTGCCCTATAACATTTTCTGCTCCAGAAGGAGACCTCTTACCGCAACCGTCCCCTATGCGCCTGCCCGCGTCTGCATCCGGCGCTCCAGAACAACCGGCGATACCAAAGACGCCACAATGAGCACCAGCAGAATCACACTGATCGGCCGGGATAAGTAGTAGCTGAGAACCGACCCTTTAGCCAAGAGCAACGACTGGCGGAACCCCAGTTCGGCCATGGGGCCGAGAATAAGACCTAGGACTACCGGTGCCGGATGGAACCCATACCTGCGCATCAAGTAACCAACAGCCCCGAAGAAAACCATGGTCCAAACGTCGAACATGTTGTTACCAATGGCGAAAGAACCTATAACGCACAAGGTTACAATGGCAGGAGCCAGAACCCGTGCCGGAACCTGGGTGACGTACGTCACATAGCGTGCGAGCAGCATGCCGGCTACACCCATGAGAATGTTGGCCAAGATAAAGCCAACCATGGCCGTGTAGGTGATTTCGCCGTATTTGGTAAATAGCTCGCGTCCGGGGATGAGGCCGTGAATCATCAGCCCGCCCAACAAAACCGCCGCAGTGGCGCTCCCAGGAATGCCCAGCGTGAAGAGTGGAATGAGCGCGCCTCCGGTTACAGCGTTGTTAGCGGCCTCCGGACCGGCAACACCCTCAATGGCACCTTGACCGAACTTCTCCGGATGCCGCGAAAAGCGTTTCGCCTCGTTGTACCCCACCCAGGAGGCTATGTCGCCGCCGGCCCCGGGCAGCATGCCGATAATGACCCCAATTATTGAGGAACGCAAAATGGTGTTCTTAACGGCGTTAACTTCGCTCAACGGGGGGAGAAAACGCCAATCACGGATTTCGTTCGTCGCGCGGTGCTGTTCCTGCCGCGCCGTCTCGCTCATAATGAAAACCTGGCTTAGGGAAAACAGCCCGATCATGGCCGGTACCAAGGAAACCCCGGACTCTAGAGAAGTAACTCCGAAGGTGAACCGTGGGAAGCCTGTGTTTACGTCTACGCCGATGGTCCCTACCAAGAGGCCGAACACTGCAGAGATTAAGCCCTTCACCAGTGAGCCCGAAGCCAGGCTGCTGATGACCGACAAGCCAAACAGCGCCAGGAGGAAATACTCGGGAGGGCCGAACTTCAGCGATATCATGGAAAGGGGCGGTGCCAAAAGGAGGAGGAAGAATGAACTGATCAGCCCGCCGACCATGGAAGAGTACGTTGAGATCCGGATGGCGGTGCCTGCTTTCCCCTGCTGGGTAAGAGCATAACCGTCAATAGCGGTGGCCGCTGAGGCCGGAGTCCCCGGGGTGTGCAGGAGAATTGCAGAAATGGAACCCCCATAGATGGCCGATGTGTATATGGCCATCAGCATAAGAATGCCCGCCGCGGGGTCCATGCCGAAGGTAACAGGGACGAGGAGGGCGACACCCATGGTCGCCGTCAGACCGGGCAAGGCCCCGACAACCATCCCGCCGATGACGCCGATCGCTATTGCCGCCAGACTTTGGAAGGATAAAACATGCTTGATCACCTGAAGCAGCGTGACTTCCATCATTCTCACCCGCTATCTAGAATAGCAACCCGTGTGGTACCGGGACGCGAAGTTCCATGATAAACAGAAAATAAATGAAAAGCATGACACCGCCGATGGCGATGAAGTACGTGCTGAGGCGCCGGACCCCCAAGTAAAACATCACGCCGGCGCTGAAAAGCACCCCTGAAACGAAAAACCCTATCACCGGCACTAGCACAACAAACGCCAGGCATGCCAGAAAGGTTACCGCGGGAGGGAGAAAAGCGGCTTGCGTCTTCCCTTCGCTTACGTTTTCAGTTTGCCGTGGCCGCTTCAAGCTTTGTACAAACATCATACCCGCCAAGAGTATCAATGCACCCAACAGTAACTTGGGAAAGGCGTCC
Coding sequences:
- a CDS encoding tripartite tricarboxylate transporter TctB family protein; translated protein: MKVQSDWVIGAVIIAFSVWLYRIADDFPQGTDAFPKLLLGALILLAGMMFVQSLKRPRQTENVSEGKTQAAFLPPAVTFLACLAFVVLVPVIGFFVSGVLFSAGVMFYLGVRRLSTYFIAIGGVMLFIYFLFIMELRVPVPHGLLF
- a CDS encoding tripartite tricarboxylate transporter permease, coding for MEVTLLQVIKHVLSFQSLAAIAIGVIGGMVVGALPGLTATMGVALLVPVTFGMDPAAGILMLMAIYTSAIYGGSISAILLHTPGTPASAATAIDGYALTQQGKAGTAIRISTYSSMVGGLISSFFLLLLAPPLSMISLKFGPPEYFLLALFGLSVISSLASGSLVKGLISAVFGLLVGTIGVDVNTGFPRFTFGVTSLESGVSLVPAMIGLFSLSQVFIMSETARQEQHRATNEIRDWRFLPPLSEVNAVKNTILRSSIIGVIIGMLPGAGGDIASWVGYNEAKRFSRHPEKFGQGAIEGVAGPEAANNAVTGGALIPLFTLGIPGSATAAVLLGGLMIHGLIPGRELFTKYGEITYTAMVGFILANILMGVAGMLLARYVTYVTQVPARVLAPAIVTLCVIGSFAIGNNMFDVWTMVFFGAVGYLMRRYGFHPAPVVLGLILGPMAELGFRQSLLLAKGSVLSYYLSRPISVILLVLIVASLVSPVVLERRMQTRAGA
- a CDS encoding TAXI family TRAP transporter solute-binding subunit, translated to MKRSTVLSILLLCLVVALSGCAGGQGGQAPAEQEGEKAPAPAAQGTKMILATGGTAGTYYPLGGAMAQIWNSKLAGYNVTAQATGASVENLKLLDKKEVELALTQNDIAEYAAKGIEAFKDKPLNSARGVATLYPEVIQIIVPADSPIQSIKDLKGHKVSVGAPGSGNEANARQILETFGLTYKDIEPFYLSYAESADQFKDNHIDVIMLTTGAPNAGIQDVSAVKKIRVLPFSAEDVAALQAKYPFFSQFTLKANTYQGQTADVNTVAVQAVLVANQDLPDDVVYNLTKALWENKDALAQANAKANYMDPNNPAKAITIPLHPGAVKYYQEKGMSVQK